Proteins encoded within one genomic window of Parachlamydia sp. AcF125:
- a CDS encoding alcohol dehydrogenase, which translates to MAKMRAIQVSRPNGPFEYVEREIPEPGEREVRLKVQACGICHSDSFTKEGSFPHVTYPRVPGHEVAGIIDALGPNVANWRVGERVGIGWYGGHCGFCESCRRGDFVTCSHLSITGVTYDGGYADYMIASVDALALIPEEISAVEAGPLMCAGITTFNALRNTGACVGEIVAVLGIGGLGHLAVQFASKMGFQTIAIARGKDKEILAKRLGAHHYIDSLEKNPAQELAELGGAKVLLSTVTEAEAIESALGGLSINGKCVIVGATHHPLSISAAALISGRRSITGWPSGTSIDSQDTLSFSALTGVRSMNEAYPFEKVDEAYEKMMSGRARFRIVLLTGN; encoded by the coding sequence ATGGCAAAAATGCGTGCAATCCAAGTAAGCCGGCCAAATGGTCCTTTTGAGTATGTTGAACGTGAAATACCTGAACCTGGTGAAAGAGAAGTACGCCTTAAAGTTCAAGCCTGTGGAATTTGCCATAGCGATTCTTTTACAAAAGAAGGATCCTTCCCGCACGTGACTTATCCCCGAGTTCCTGGGCACGAAGTTGCAGGTATAATTGATGCGCTTGGCCCAAACGTGGCAAATTGGAGAGTGGGCGAGCGGGTGGGAATTGGATGGTATGGAGGCCATTGTGGTTTTTGTGAATCTTGTAGAAGGGGAGATTTTGTTACCTGTAGCCATCTTAGTATAACGGGAGTTACTTACGATGGGGGGTATGCTGATTACATGATAGCGTCTGTGGATGCTTTAGCTTTGATTCCCGAGGAAATTTCCGCCGTGGAAGCTGGTCCTTTAATGTGCGCAGGGATCACCACTTTTAATGCCTTGCGAAATACTGGTGCTTGTGTAGGAGAGATCGTGGCTGTTTTAGGGATTGGGGGATTGGGACATTTGGCGGTGCAGTTTGCTTCTAAAATGGGATTTCAGACAATCGCCATTGCTCGGGGTAAAGATAAAGAAATTTTGGCCAAAAGGCTAGGGGCTCATCATTACATCGATAGCTTAGAAAAAAATCCTGCGCAAGAGCTAGCTGAATTAGGAGGAGCGAAGGTTCTTTTATCGACTGTCACCGAAGCAGAAGCCATTGAATCAGCGTTAGGGGGGCTTAGTATAAACGGCAAATGCGTGATAGTAGGAGCTACCCACCATCCCCTTTCAATCTCGGCAGCAGCTCTCATTTCAGGAAGACGTTCTATTACAGGATGGCCTTCGGGAACTTCTATCGATTCGCAAGATACCCTGTCATTCAGCGCGTTGACAGGCGTGCGCTCTATGAACGAGGCTTATCCTTTTGAAAAAGTGGACGAGGCCTATGAAAAAATGATGAGCGGCAGGGCTCGTTTTCGAATAGTTTTATTAACCGGAAACTAA